The nucleotide window GAGCTAGGGCCGGAGGTGGAGCGTGCGCTGCCGCTGTGCGAGCGTCTTCTGCGGGTAGCACCACGGGCGGCACACCTGGTCCACATGCCGGGGCATATTTATTTTTACACCGGGGAGTATGAGCGTGCGATCCAGCAGTTCCGCGCGGCGGATGCGGTGGATCGAGCGTACTTGGAGAAGGAAGGCATCGAGGCAGCGGAGAATGAAAACTTCACGCATAACATGCACTACCTCGCGCTGGCTTATGCGGAGGCTGGGAGACTGCGTGAGGCTCTGCTGCATGCAGAAGAGCTCAAGCGGGTGAAAATCGCCTCTGCACGCCTACGCTCGGAGTCGAGCAGCGTGGTGGCATATGAGGGGCGCTCCATCGCGGGGCGGCTGCTCATCCGTGCGGGGCAGTATTCGCGTGCGGCAGAGGTGCTGTCCCGTGAGGCCCTGGATCTGGCTCCGTCACCAGTGAGGTATTTCATCGATGGACTGACGAGCGTGGCGCGGGGGATGGATGCAGCGGCGCAGCAGAAGCGTGATGAGGTAACTATCGCGCTGGGAGAGCTGGCACGCTTCACCAGCCTCCTCAATGATAGCGCGTCACGCATCACCGCGAGCGAGGAGCAGCTCTACGCGATGCGTGCCACGCGGATGCTAGACCTCTTTGCCCGTGTGCTGCGAGCCCACGCGGCATCGAGCACGGCTACTGGGCGCATTTTCATCCAGGGTGTGCCAGAGGCGGAGTCAGGTGGCGCACGCATGGACCCGCCTCTACTGCCTCTTTCCTCGTATGAGTTGGTCGGTGATTATTTTTTGACGCGTGGCGATGCGGCAGCGGCAAAGGAGGCCTTTCAAAAAGCACTCAAGGAGCGACCGCGCAGTGGCTACGTGCTGCTGGGGCTGGCCCGGGCGGAGAAACTGGCAGGAAATCTCGATGCAACTGCGGCTGCCTACCGCGAGGTGATGAAAGCATGGCCGCAGGGCGACTCCAATCTCCCAGGTATGAGCGAGGCACAGCAAAACGCGGCACCTTGAGGCCGATGATTCGTGCTTGGGCATTCGGAAATCTTGCTGCATCATCCTGATCATGCTGACGGCGGCCCTCATTCTATGCCTTTTGCTTTCCTTCGTGCTTTCGGGCTCGGAGAGCGCGGTGCTGGCCGTCAGTCGCGTGCGTGTGCGGCATGCGGCGGAAAAGGGCGATCCCAGAGCCCAGAAACTGCTGCCACTGCTGGATGACCGTGACTCACTGCTGGGCTGCATCACCGTGGCGAATCATCTGGCGAATCTGGGGGCCTTTCTGCTGGTGGCGCTGCCGCTGATCCGGCATGCGAGCTTTGTGAAGGCGGCTCTGATCTTTCTCATCGCGCTGCCGTTTTTCCTCCTGCTGCTGGAGCTGATGCCGAAGAAGCTCTTTCGCCGCTACCCCTTCCGCTCGCTGCGGGCTGTGGCCACGCTGTTGCAGGCAGTGGGCCTAGCGAGACCACTTTTCCGCATGTTTGCCACCACGAACCGGATCACCCAAACGGATGACGGTGCTGGCAGTCGCAGACGAGAGGATTTGAAGACACTCTCCGAGTCACTCGCCGCGGATAATCAGCTCTCTAGCTCTGCCACTCGCCTAATCGGCAGTGTGATGGACTTTCACCGCCGTAGCACAGGTGATCTGATGCTGCCGCTGGACCGTAGTGCGGCACTCAGGGCTGATCAGCCGCTGCACGCTGCGCTGCAAATAGCACGCTCACAAAAATCCGCACTCCTACCAGTGCTCGATGAGCATGGCCACTTCATCGGAGTGCTAGATACAGCGACACTGCCGTCCTCACTGCCGGCAGATCGCCTCGTGCGGCAGCACATGCGCACACTCATCAGTGTGCCTGCTCGCTCCCCTGCCCTTCACACGCTGCAGCGCCTGCGCAAGCAGGGCCGCCGCCTCGCACTCGTCACGGGCGAGGATGAGCTGCCCGTGGGCCTCATCACAGATGATCGCCTGCTGGCTCCACTGATGCAGTAAGCAGTTATTTACGCCGTCAGCGCAGCCACAGCGGCATCGAGCGTAGCGGCGTCTTTGATGCTGATGACTTGGGCGGATTTGTCGATTTTACCCAGGAGTCCGGCCAGTGTCGCATCGGGGCCGCATTCGATGAAACGTGTGTGACCTGCGGCAATGAGGCTCTGCATGCACTCCACCCAGCGGACACTGCCCGTGACTTGGCGAGTGAGCGTCTCGCGGATGTCCTCGGCAGAGCTGACGGCGCGGGCGGCGAAATTACTCACCACGGTGCAGCGTGGCGTTTGCAGTGCCGTAGCGGCCAAAACTGCTGCCAGTTGATCCTGCGCAGTCTGCATGAGGCGGCTGTGATAAGCACCTGCGACGGGCAGCGGGATGGCACGCTTGATGCCTTTATCCTTCGCTTTGGCAGCGGCGGACTCGATGCCAGCGACGCTGCCACTGAGCACGATCTGGCCTGGGGCATTTAGATTGGCCACATCGACATCACATTCTGCGGCCAGCTCACGGATCGCGGCCTCCTCACCACCGATCATGGCCACCATCGCGCCCTGAGTGGCGGCGCAGGCCTGCTCCATGAAGCTACCACGCTGAAAAACCAGCTTCAGCCCCGTGGCGAAGTCAAAGGTGCCTGCTGCTGCATGCGCGGTGAATTCCCCGAGCGAAAGCCCTGCCGTAGCGCTGATCTCGAGCTGGGGCAGCTTCGATTTCAGCACCTCCAAGATAGCGAGTCCATGCGCATAGAGGGCAGGTTGGCAGCGGCTAGTCTTCGTGAGCTCCTCCATCGGCCCCTCGAACATCACATTCGTCAGGGAAAAGCCCAATGCGGCGTCCACCTGCTCCAGCAGGCTACGGGCGGCGGGGTGTGCCTCAGCGAGATCTTTGCCCATGCCGACTTTTTGAGCGCCTTGGCCGGAGAAGAGGAGAACAGCTTTCATGAAAGGAGTGTGGGATGAATTTGGAGCGGGAAAAAAGGAGAGATAGTGACGCAGGAAATGCGCATTCCTGAGGTGGCGAGAGAATGCTAGCGGGCAAGGAGCAATCCACCGCAGCACCACGAGTGCGGTGCTGATTTGGAGCTTCCGGCGTTGCACGGAGCGCGAGGCGGGTCGAAAGGCGGCGCGGCGCATGCGCTTTCTAAACCCGAGCTTCCTCCACCTTGCCTGGCTGGCGATCATTCCGCTGGCGCTGTGGCTTTTCCGGCGGGCGGCACGGCGGCTACCCGTGTCCACGCTGCTGTTTTTCAAATCATTGGCCCGTGAGCACCAGGAGTCCGCATGGCTGCGCCAGATCAAAAAATGGCTCTCGCTCGCTCTCACCCTTTTGGCACTGATTTTGGCCGTACTGGCCCTCGCTCGGCCCTCCGGTGATCTAGCGGCTGGGAGCACGCAGGCCGTCGTTTTGGTCGCAGACCGCTCTGCGTCCATGTCCGCACGAGATGCAGCCGCGGTGAGCCGTATGGAGGCTGCAAAGACCGCACTGCGCTCCGTCGTGCGCTCCTTGCCAGATCAGGCGGTGCTCACACTCATCGCCTACGATGCGCGGCCAGAGGTACTGCTCTCCCGCAGTCGGAATCGGCGTGAGTGCCTGCGCCTCATCGACACACTGGATGCTGTGCCGATCGAAGGAGATGCCGCCGCTGCGCTGGAGGCGGCTCATCGGCTCGCCGAGCTCGATGCAGGTGCAAAAATCTGGCTCGCGAGTGATGCGCTGCCGGCAGATGGCAGCAAGGTGTCGTTCCTCGATTGCGCCTTGCCAGAGGTGCTCAATGCAGGCCTCACCGGCTTTCAAATCCGGCCTGGCCCACTCAGTGGCGGTCAGCTTGAGCTCTTTGCCAGCATCAGCGCCTCCGCTGCGAATCGCGCCACCGTGACCAGCACGCTCGAGATGACACTGGCTGGCCGACTGGCCCAGTTGCGCGAGGTGGAGCTAGCCCCTGGAGCCTCCATTTCGCTCATTTTGCCGCTGGAGGCCATGCGTGGCCAGCAGGTGGAGCTACGACTGCGCACTCCAGGTGACTGCATGAGCTGGGATGATGCCGCAGCAGCCCCATTGCCGCGTCCGCATGCGATTCAGGCCGCGTGGTTCGCACAGGATGCAGATCCATTTACAGAACTGGCCCTCGCATCGCTGGTGGAGTCACGCCGGGTCGAGATGACTCGCTACGAGCCCGCAGCCTGGCCCCCGAAGGAAAAGCCTGATGTGTATATCTTTGAGCACTGGCTACCGGGCAAAGACTGGCCCACGGACCGGCCCGTCATCGTGCTCGATCCTCGTCAAAGCAGTGGCCCGCTCACGGTGCGGCAGCTTCCAGGCAATGGCGTGCCGCATGATGGTGTGCGAGCCGTGCAGGCGGAGCATCCTGTGCTCTACCGGGTGGCGAGTGGTCGTGTGGCGGTGACTCGGTCCGTCGAGCTCACGCTCCCATCCTCACTTGAGACGCTGTGGATGGCGGGGAATGATCCCGTACTAGCTGCCGGTGAGCATGCGGGGCAGCGCCTCGTCGTTACCGGATTCTCCCCTGCGCGGTCAGAGCAGCTCGCGCTGCTGCCAGCGCTGCCACTGGTGCTGGGAAATGCCCTTTTCTGGTGTGCAGAGCCCTCCACCGCCATGCAGGAGCTACGCCCACGCCACACGGGGGAGCTCATCGCTGCGGATGGACTGGTGAGCTGGCAAGCCTGGGATGGCAGCACCTTCATCCGCACCAGTGAGCAGAGTAGCGGCAGCCTGCTACCACTGCGCCGGATAGGCGTGTGGGAGAGCTCCGATGGCCGCAGTGGGGCCAGCATCCTCGCCAGCGCTGCGGAGACAAATTTACGCGCCGCCGCATCCTCGCCAACCAGCTCACCGGCACTATCACGCTCGCTGCTATCCACGAATGCCTTTGGCACCTGGTCGCGGCGTTTGATCTGGATGTTACTGGCGCTCCTGTTGCTAGAGAGCTTCCTCTTTCACCGCAAAGCCGTGTATTGAGCCACTAGCCTGCATTTCTCACATTCTGGGTAAAAACCACCTCAGTCTGTATTCGTGTCCGCTTCGTCGGAGTGCTCAGTGCTTAGTGGTCAGTTAATTTCCTCCTGGTGATTACCACTGAGCACTTCGTTTCTGAAATTGTGTGAGAAATCCAGACTAGGTAGCACGCGGGCATGAAAAAAGCCTCCGTCCGCGTGGGAGGAGGCTTCATTCAAAAACGAACGACAGATCGAATTAAGCGCCGACGGCTTCGATGGCGGGAGCAGCCTCTTCGGCAGACTTCGGCATCGTGAAGCGGAAACGGATCTTGCCACGCTTGGCGGTAGCACGGGCCTTACGGCGGTAACGCTCTTTGGGGGTCTCGTGAGCACGCAGGCGGCGCACTTCCTCGAGGACGCCTTCCATCTCGAGTTTCGTCTTGAGACGTTTGAGGGCGCGGTCAACAGGTTCGCCTTTGCGGATTTGGACTTCAGTCATGGTATCAGGTTGTTGGGGAGGGGGGAAAGGGGCGCGGAGAATAGGGGCATGTCGCCGGGCGTCAAGCCGTCATTTGGCTGTCTCCGGTTGAGCTTCGTGCAGAGTGGTTGCCTTACTAGGATTCGAACCTAGAATAACAGATTCAGAATCTGCTGTGTTACCATTACACCATAAGGCAGTCGGGGGAACGAAGGGGCGCGAGTCTATCGTCTCCTGCCGGTCTTTCAAGTGATGTGAAGGACTTTTTCACATCTCCATGCTTTTTTCAGGGCGGAAGCCCGCTTGACGCCTGTGGCGGTTGCGGGCCTCTTGGAGGCCACATGCGCCTGTTTTGCCTCTTTTTTGCCCAACTTGCCGTTTTTGCCCCGGCGGCCACTTTTGACCTCTTGATCGAAAATGCCCGCATCGCAGACGGCACTGGCGCTGCGCTCCAAACGGGCTCCATCGCCATCAAAGACGGAAAAATCGCCGCCATCGGAAAGCTGGACGGCGCGGAGGCGGCTCAAAAAATCGACGCAGGTGGTCTCGTCGCCGCACCGGGCTTCATCGACGTGCATACGCACTCCGAGGACATCTGCGAAAACCCTGTGGCAGAGAATTTCCTGCGCATGGGCGTCACCACCATCATCACCGGGAATTGTGGCTCCTCCCGCACGGATGTGGGCCGCTTTTTCACGGAGATCGAGGCCGCACGGCCCGCGCTGAATGTCGCCACACTCATCGGTCATGGCAGCGTGCGCCGCGATGGGATGGGCGGCAGCTTCATCCGCGCCCCAGACGCCGCCCAGCTCGCCGCGATGGAAAAAAACGTCGATCAGGCCATGCAGGAGGGGGCCTTGGGCCTGAGCACCGGCCTCATCTACGTGCCGGGCTCCTTTGCCAAGACGGAGGAGATCACCGCTCTGGCCAAAATCGTCGCACGCTATGACGGCATCTACGTCAGCCACATGCGCTATGAGACGGTGAAGATCTTTGAGGCCGTGGAGGAGCTGCTGCGCATCGCCCGCGACTCTGGCTGCCGTGCGGAGCTTTCACACATCAAACTAGCGGGCCCCAGCGCCTGGGGAAAGGCGCAGGAGGTGCTCCGCGTGCTGGATCAAGCCCGTGCGGTGGGGCTCAAGATCACGCACGATCAATACGCCTACACCGCCAGCAGCACCAGCCTGCGCCAGACCATCCCAGATGCCGCCCTGGAGGGCACGCGGGAGGATTTCCTCAAGCGCCTAGCTGATCCAGCTGAAAAGGCCAAAATCCTCAGTGGCATGGCCGAGATGCGGCAGCGTCAGGGCCGCCAAGACTATGCTTATGCCGTGATCGCCCGATTCGCCGCAGATGCATCGCTGAACGGCAAAAACATCCCTCAAGCCGCCAAGCTCCTACGCGGTGCAGACACGCTCGATGACCAGATCGAGACCATCCTCGACCTGGAGGCCCGTGGAGGAGCCAGCGCCATCTTTCATGGCATGAATGAGGACGATTTGCGCACCTTCATGCGCCATCCACTGACCATGACAGCCAGTGATGGTGGACCACGCCGCCTGGGCGAAGACATGCCGCACCCACGTAGCTACGGGAACAATGCTCGCGTGCTGGCCCGCTACGTGCGTGAGGAAAAACTGCTCACACTGGAGGATGCCGTGCGCCGCATGACCAGCCTGCCCGCAGAGACCTTTCACCTCACAGGGCGTGGCATTTTACGGCCAGGAGCAGCGGCGGATGTGGTCATCTTTGACCCCGCTGGTGTGAATGATCCCTCCACCTTCGCTGATCCGCATCACTACGCAGAGGGCTTCACCCATGTCCTCGTGAATGGTGTGCCTGTGATCGAGAAAAACCGCCTCACCACCGCTCGCCCAGGCCAGATCGTGCGTAGGCAGGGCCACAAGTGATCAGCTCACACGGCCACACACCGCGCAGTCGGGCCGCCGTGGCAGCTTCACGCGGCGGAACTGCATCGTGGCGAGATCCATGGAGAGCATTTCACCCGCCAGTAGGCTGCCGATGCCCGTGATCCGCTTGATCACCTCCATTGCGCCGATGCAGGCCGCTGTGCCAGACACTGCGCCGAAGACGGGGAACTGCCGCTTCCATGTGGGAGGCACCTCTGGGACATAGCAGGCGAGGCAGCCCGTCTCTTCAGGAATAAAAGTGGTCACGCTGGCCTGCATCGTGTGCATGGCGCATTCCACCAGCGGCTTCCCAGCACGAAAAGCCGCTGCATTGAGTGCTAGTCGCTCCTGAAACAGCGGTGCGGCATCGACGACGATGTCGGCCTGCGCCACGAGGCCGTCTGCATTGCTTTCATGGACGTTTTCTTCGATGCCGATGATCTCACAGCGTGGATTCAGCTCACGCAGCCGCCGGGTGATGGACTCCATGCGTGGTTGGCCGATGTGATCATGCGTTTGCAGCAGTTGGCGGTTCAGATCGGATGCCTTGAGCTTTCCACCATGCGCTAGGATGAGTCGGCCCACGCCAGCGGCGGCCAGCTCCAGCGCCACTAGCCCGCCTAGACCACCCACACGCGAGATGAGCACACTGGCAGACTTCAGCTTTGACTGACCGGCCTCGCCCACACCAGGCACCCACATCTGCCATTCGTAGATGGCACGTTCCTCAGCGGTCAGTTCGGCATTCATGATGAAAAAGAGGCCATTTTCAGCCGCCAGCGGTGATTTGCACCACTTCGATCACATCCCCTTCATTCACGATCGCGGTCTCTAGCTCGCGAGGAAGCAGTGCGGCGTGATTTTGCTCCACTACGACGGGTTTGCCGCCGAGCCCGAGGGACTCCAACAGGCCGCGCAGAGGCTGCGGGCCATCGAGAACGCGATTTTCGCCATTGAGGGTGATTTTCATGCGGGTGGTCGATTTTGGCCCGCCACTGACCGAGTGCAACCATTCCCTCCACTGGCCCAAAAAGCAGCGGGAACGTCCCGAAGGACGTTCCCGCTGAAAAAGGTGCTCAAATGTGGAGATTACTTGCCGCTGGAGCCTGCGCCAGGGCCGCCACTCGCCATGCTGTAACTATCGGACATGGGGGAGGAGGGAGGATTCGCACCCTTCCAGCCGGCACCGGGCAGATTGTATTTGGAGGGATACTGCTCATTCACGCTGCCGACCATCCAGGGCTTCGTTTCAGCGAAGAAGTAGCTACCGAAGCGGGACTCCTTACGCTTGCGACGGATTTCATTGATGTCGCCGTTTTCTTCATAGGCACCGCCGTTGGAACCGTAGAGTCCACTGCCATCATCCGCAGCGCCGCCATAGGGAGCGAAAGAATCGGCTCCTGTGACGGAACGTCCGCTGGAGGTGGTATTCGGAGAAAGTTGTGAGCAGGAGCTAAGAATGGCCGCGAGGGCGATCGAAAGGATCAATTTCATAGGAGGCTGCGATTCTGGCGGGAAGTGAGCCCTTTTGTCAAAGTTATTTTCCCTCATTTCGTCATCCATCTGCCTACTCAGGCATGAAAGATGCCCAGAATCACCTCGTTTCCGCACGCCAGCTTCCCCAAAGCCTGAATCTGCACATGAAAAGTCCCCTCTTCGGTCTCCTCGCCACGCTCCTCACTTCCAGCCTCTGCCTCGCCGCACCTGATCTCGCCGCCACAGCCGCGAAGATCGACGAACTCGTCAATGCAAAGCTCGCCAAGGAAAAAATCACGGCCAACAAGCCCGCCAGCGATGAGGTCTTTGTCCGCCGTGTCTATCTGGACATCGCAGGCCGCATCCCCAGCCTGGCAGAAACCACGACTTTCCTGAAAAGCACGGATCAAGACAAGCGCTCAAAGCTCATCGACGAGCTCCTCGCTGATGACGGCTATGTGCAGAATTTCACCAACTACTGGGCCGACATCCTGCGCATGAAGTCCAATATGATCGGCGGTGGCCAGAGCCTCCCCGCCTTTTACTCCTACTCACGCTGGCTGAAGGACAGCCTCCGAGAAAACAAGCCTTACGACCAAATGGTCCGCGAGCTCGTCGCTGCCGATGGCAAGACCTACGAGAACGGCGCAGTCGGCTTCTACATCCGCGACTACAACATGCCGCTCGATAACATGGCTGTCACCACGCAGATCTTCCTCGGCACCAGCATGGTCTGCGCCCAGTGTCATAATCATCCCTTCGATAAATGGACCCAGATGGACTACTACCAGATGGCAGCCCACACCTACGGCATGAGCGGCACCAACGGGCTCACCAATCCCCTGCTCATCCAGGCCATGTATGGCACGGGCATCGCCAAAAACGCCAAAGCGAAGAAAGCCAAAGGCTACGGCTCCCCGCTTGCCAAATTTGACCTCCCCGAAGGCGTCGAGCGCAAAGACATCGGCCGTGCCATGAGCGAAATCCTACGCCCTCTGCGCTACAACACCGTCCTCGACGACTCGCACCGCAAAGCGCTGCGCCTCCCCCACGATTATCAATACCCTGACGCCAAGCCCAAGTCCCAGATCGCCCCCGTCATCCCTGCAGCATTCTCCAAAGACGGCAACATCGTCAAAGACGGCAAAAAACCTGTCGAAGCCTACGTCGGCTGGATGACCAGCAAAGAAAACCCACGCTTCACCACCGTCATCGCCAACCGCCTTTGGAAAAAACTCATGGGCCAGGGCATCATCGAACCCGTGGACGAGATCACCGACAGCACCGTCCCCAGCAACCCACAGCTCATGACCTTCCTCGAAGAGACGATGAAGGCCTCCAACTACGACATGAAGGCCTTTCTCCGCGCCATCCTGAACTCCCAGGCCTATCAGCGTGAGGCCTACTCCAAAGATGTGGAGCTCGGTGAGGTCTATCACTTCCCCGGTCCCCTGCTCCGCCGCATGAGTGCCGAGCAGATCTGGGACAGCATGGTCACGCTCTACAAGCCGAACGCCGACCAGCCCAGCATCGAAAACAAAGTCGAGGCCGAAATCACCCTTCGCCGCGTCGAGTGGCTCGACCGCGCTCTCAATTCCCTCAGCCCCGAGCAGCTCCGCGCATGCAGCGTGAAAGTCGCTCTCAAACAAAAAGACCTCGCCGCTGAAGTCCGCGCTGCCCAGGAGTCCCTCGATGCAGCCTCCAAATCCAAAGACGAAGACGCCATCCGTGAAGCCCGCGCCAGCATCAAAGGCCAGCGCAAGCGCCTCGATGACGCCGTGGACGCCATCGTCTATGACGCCGGCTTCAAGCGCTTCGCCGAGCTGGCCAAAGAAGGCAAACTCGACGAGTTCACCCGCGACGAAGACTTCGCCAAAGAAGTCGCCACCGCCATCAAGGCCAAAAAAGACGGCGAAGAACTCAGCCTGGAAGAAGCCCTCAGCATCCTCGCCCGCCAGCGCCGCGCCAAGCTCACCGAACTCGCCAAATCGCGCCTCAAAGCAGACGCCGAGCGCTTTGAGGTCCGCGATGAAAAAGACCGCGCCAGCCTCCGCGCCTGGGAAACCTTCCGCGATTCCTACATGGTCCGCGCCTGCGACATGCGCAGCCCCGCCCCCAATGGCCACTTCCTCCGCGAATTCGGCCAGAGCGACCGCGAACTCGTCGAAAACTCCAACGACGAAGCCAGCGTCGGCCAAGCACTCATGCTCCTCAACGGCAAGACCTTCTCCAACCTCATGAACCGCTACACCGTCATCTCCCGCGCCCTTGACCGTGCAAAGAAAGAAGGCGGAGAAGCCGTCATCGACACCGTCTATCTCAGCCTCCTCAGCCGCCGCGCCACCGCCGAAGAAAAAGCTCTCCTCAAGCCCATCGCTGACAACGCAGACGCTACTGACCGCGGCGATGTCCTCTGGACCGTGCTGAACACCCGCCAGTTCTTCTTCATTCAATAACAGCCCTTCCGAAAGGAGAGCCGCAGCATCGGAAAAACCCGATTTTTGCGCTCCTCCCCTGTGAGGCGGCGAAACTCGGCACGTTCCTTCCGCATGACGATCCGTATCCTAGCCGTCGCCGCACTGCTCACCACCAGTGCCCATGCTGCCGCGATCCGTGCATCGAATGATCCCGTCAAAGACGAGCGCCCCATCACCGCAGCAGATCGGGACCATTGGGCTTGGAAAAAGCTGGCCGCATCCGACAAGCCGCACAGGCTCGATGCCTTGACCCATCCAGGAGCCCCCGTACGTGATGAAGCCCTCATCCGGCGCATCACCTTTGACCTCATCGGCCTACCACCGACTCCAGAGGAAATCAGCACCTTCAAAGCAGAGCGCACACGCGAACCAGAGGCTGCCATACACGGGCTCATTCAGCGCCTGCTCTCCAGCCCACGTTACGGCGAGCACTGGGCGCAGTGGTGGCTGGACCTCGCTCGTTATGCAGAGACAGATGGCTTCGAGCACGACAAAGACCGCCCCCATGCCTGGAAATACCGCGACTGGGTGATCGCTGCTCTGAACCGCGACATGCCGCTGGATGAATTCGTGCGCATGCAGATCGCAGGCGATTTACTCGGTGATGAAACCGCCACCGGATTCCTGTTTGCCGGGCCAGACATGCCAGACATCAATAATCAAGACCTGCGCCGTCACACCGTGCTCAATGACATCACCGCCACCGTCGGCACCGTCTGCCTAGGCCTGACCATCGGCTGTGCACAGTGTCATGATCATCCATACGATCCACTCAGTCAGGCCGACTTTTACCGACTGCGGGCCTTCTTTGACGACACCGTGCTCACCCAGCGTGACAAGCAGCTCGGCCCTAGCGTGCGCCCCTTTGCCAAAGGAGTGCCCGCCAGTGTCGTCTTCGTGCGTGGAGACCACACACGGCCAGGTCCACGCATCCAGCCCGGTCTGCCACGCCTCATGAATGGTGCCGCGCAGGACCGCGCAGCCCTAGCTCAAGCCCTTACCAGCTCAGAAAATGCACTTTTCCTGCGGACGATGGCCAATCGCCTCTGGCAGCAGCATTTCGGCACCCCGCTGTCCGCCAATCCGGGCGATCTCGGCCACCAAGGCACCGCGCCGGAGAATCCGGCCCTGCTCGACTGGCTCGCCGCAGAGATTCCGCGTCAAAACTGGAGCCTCAAAAAGCTGCACACGCTCATCCTACTTTCACGCACCTATCAGCAGGCCTCCTTGCCACCACGCCGCCTCACAGGTGAGATGCTGCGAGATACACTCCTGAGCATCAGCGGTGATTTGAATCTGCATACCGGCGGCGAAAGCGTGCATCTGCCGCTCCCCGCAGCAATCAGCTCCACCCTGCTAAAAAAACACGCCGAAAAGCCCTCGGAGCCCGCACAGCTCAACCGCCGCAGCATCTACACCTTTGCCCGGCGCAATGCCCGGCACCCGGTCCTAGATCTCTTTGATCGCCCAGATGCACTGGCCCCTTGCAGCCGCCGAAACGAGTCCACCACCGCTCCGCAGGCCCTTTTGATGCTCAATTCCGACCTCAGCGTGCAAACCGCGCAAAAACTCGCCGCAGGTCTCAAAGCCGATTTCGGCTCCGAAATGCCCCAAATCGTCCACGCAGCCATTTTGCGCTGCTTTGGCCGCGAGCCACGCAAAGCCGACTTCGACGCCGCGACAGGCTTTTTCGCCAAACAGGCCGATTTCAGCCTCGCGTTAGAAGATTACTGCCTCGCCCTACTCAACGCGAATGAGTTCATCTTTGTGGACTGAGCGGGACAGACCTCAGCCTGCCTTAAAAGCAGCGTTGTACTCCGCTTCCAGCTTCTGAAAGCGACTTTGAAGCTCCTCCATACTCAATCCATCCAGCTCTTCATCCAGACTCACAGGGCGCTTCATCAACTGCTCCAGCATTTGGATACGCCCCGCCCACTTCCCCTCCTGACGGCCTTCCACACGGCCTTCTTGACGACCTTCCTGGCGACCTTCTTGACGGAGACGGGTGGCGATGGACATGATGTTTTCTTGGAGGTTAGGGTTCGAGTCGAGTGTATGGGCGATACTTTCGAGGTCAAGGCTGCTGTCGATGTGCAGTGCATAGAGATAGCAGAGCAAAACCAACGGCACTGGGAAGTCCCAGCCCAGTCGTGCCAGCTCTTGCGGTGCCCAGTGGAGAAACTCCAACAGCTTCTTCTCCCGAGCCAGCTTCATGAGTTGCAAAACCATCCGCAGCCGGGGTTCTGGCTCCTCAGTGGCTGGTGAAAAGCGGGTCAGGTCGAGCAGAGCATGGCGAAAATCTGGTAGGAACGGACGCATGATCTCGGCCAACTCTGGCGGCATACGAAACAAGTCGC belongs to Verrucomicrobiaceae bacterium and includes:
- a CDS encoding Rpn family recombination-promoting nuclease/putative transposase, translated to MNDLDLTAQPHDGYFKKAFSEPGLAAAFFQAHLPAALVAQVDWSTLRLEPGSFVRKSLRQTHSDLLFSTHINGSSLLLYLLFEHQTSVDQIMPLRVLVSMTEILVRHEEQHGLPLPLVLPFVLHQGPDTWTVSTQFSDLFRMPPELAEIMRPFLPDFRHALLDLTRFSPATEEPEPRLRMVLQLMKLAREKKLLEFLHWAPQELARLGWDFPVPLVLLCYLYALHIDSSLDLESIAHTLDSNPNLQENIMSIATRLRQEGRQEGRQEGRVEGRQEGKWAGRIQMLEQLMKRPVSLDEELDGLSMEELQSRFQKLEAEYNAAFKAG